Genomic DNA from Cucurbita pepo subsp. pepo cultivar mu-cu-16 chromosome LG13, ASM280686v2, whole genome shotgun sequence:
GTGCTTTAGCAGCCCATGCATTTGCTTCACAGTAAGTTTCATGGTGAAAAACTTGTACAGCAGGCAGAATGCTGTTGAAGGACCACGGCAGTTCCCAGTCATCCATGGCTCCACGTGATCAACTTGGTTATAAATTTCATCAACCACTTCATGGTATGTCTTCAAACGATAAAGCTCCTTAAAGTAATCAGAAGACAAAATATTCATACATAGAACCTTCTCCAGCAAAGAATCAATTGGCTTCCCGCAAGTCTTTATCTCCATTTATGGGTCAATAACTAGACATCTACCTACAGGGACAAAAAGAATACAGTCACTCTCACCGATAGCATATGAGAACTATACATGATCTATGCTTCTtacaaaaagaatcaaaagaaggacccaacaaaaaaagacaCCTAGAAAAGAGCATTTACTCATTTCCACAAATGACATTCAACTGATATGAAAATACTTCAAGTGGTGCAGCTGGCAAAAAGGGCTAGACATCCTTCCAAAGTCAGCAGCCAACAAAGCCTTCCTTCAATCACTttcttgtttaaattattaggttCCCCATACTACGAGTagcaatgaaaattttaaagcaGAAAAGGCCTTCTACTTCCTCTACAATATTCCCATGTCCAACTTCATCAGCTTAAGTTGTTAAGAATTTGCCTCCACAGGTGACTCACTCCCAACTCGTATGCCTATGCCATCAAATCTTTCAACCACAAACCACCTTTTAGCCCAGTATTGGCCAAATTCAAAAAGCCCCTTGGATATAGGATGCATGATGGAAGTCTAGgctttaattgttttttcacAAGAGAGATTCAAGAGGGAAGGATGAATGAATCATAAAACAGAAGAAAGTAATCTAAACTGGGGTAACCTTTGAGTTGAAGAAGAGGAGACAAAATTTTTAGATCAAATTTTCACAACTcatccaattaaaaaaatgccaaGAAAAAATGTATAGAGGATCAGATAGATAAAAGACTGGAAGAGTAGGATAAATTATTACATCTTGACTATTTCAAGACTTttcctattaaatttttatctcaATTAACTGGAAGCCAGTTTTGTATAGTCAGATCTAACTTCTCTTGTTGAGCTGTCTTTTTGTATatcctttttgttctttcattttctctagATGAAAGCTCGGCTTCtcatcaataaaaagaaaattttagcaCAAGGTCAATGTCTTACTTTAGAATTTTAAGCTTGTGTTCGTTTATTAGATGAAGGCAGCAATAGAGATCTGGGTTTTCTAATTTCATACCAAAACTTATCATAAATAGTATTATATCTAAGAACCCAAATGGTTCTACGCCTTCTCCAAACCTTTAAGCaggaaacaaattatttagtaCATTATAGTtgaatccaaaaaaaataaaaatgatgatgGATTGCATAAATGCAGTAACCTTGGCATTACACCCAAAACGGAACAGAATAAATGGATGAAAAGAATTCACAAACCATATTTAAAGAACAGATAAACCCAACCAAACCCAATAACAAGAGGATTTAGtaaagtaaaaacaaaagtatCCTTAAACCACTAAATAAGAAGTAAAACAATGACGTCAAAGCACGTACAAGGCTAAAAGGTCATCTAAGATAATAACTGCAGGTTTTGACACGAGTATGAATAGAATGCATCGTCAGAGTTCATAATTTATGTTCATCTTGGGAATAAAAAGGTAGGAAGAGGCGAAagcttgagaaaaaaaaaaaaaaaaaaatccccacAACCACCATCTGCACATTTTACAGTATTGGAAaattcatcatccaacaaaccGAACTAATAGAAGTCAATTGCTGAAGTTCCTTCAATCCCATCAACCCAAGCTACTTTACCCCACATATAAACATTATTTGAAGTAGCcggattcaaaattttaattgaccGTCTCACAAACTATAAACCCCAAAGATGCAAAAACAATCGCAACAAACGCATACCGGTGGAAATCAAATTAAGTAGCGGAAGCTGTAGAGTGCAGGAAGAAAGAATCTCAAAAACTATAAACCCAAAAGATGCAAAAACAATCGCAACACACACATACCGGTGGGAATCAAATTAAGTAGCGGAAACTGTGGAGGGCGGGAAGAAAGAAGCCCTAACCCGAAGTTAAAATTATCTGAAGTCGAACGGAAAAGGGAAAGACAACAGAGAGAGGAAATCTCGCAGTTCGAGGGAAGGGATCCTGCCAACGCGCAAGTTAGGGCTTTTATAGTGCCGGTCCCAACCGGTGACGGCCAGTCAAGATTATTGGGTTTCGGTTTCCGAATATTCGGACTTTTGGGCTTTATTCCGTTCATCATGGGCCCAACATTTGTGGGTTGGGCCTTGCAAATCAATAGCCCGGCCCaagtctttctttttctttttctttttctttttataataaatacttaTTGGTTCGAATCTATTTGGAATTACTTCCCtgagttattttttatttattttttaaacgatATTAACTTATTGATAgtaatattattgatttttttctaaacaccaaatcaataaattaactGTCAATTAgtcattaaataaatttatttatttatttattatcttatGTGAAagtaacaaattaatttatgtgctaaattttataataaaattttatccaTTTGCTTACTAGGAAACAAATAGGTTtataaattacatatttatcCTATAATTTAAAGAGACTAATGACatattttaatagtatttCTTACGAGCGTATACAAGttgagttgaaatttttttttttaccaacccaaaattttacGTTGGGGGCGGTGACTAATCCTAATGGTTCAAGCCTAACCaccctctattttcaagttgagcggtccaattattttattttaaaaattttacttaTCTATCATAcaagtttcattaataattaaaatctcaccgaacttaaatattaaatattcataataattttaaagttaggGTTCAGTTGGATTGTAACTCTATATTTTTGTCTTAGTTGGATTAACCCGTGAACAAAACAGATTTGTccgtttaaaaaaaaaaatctaactcaatTCAGACTTTATAGTTTTGGTTGGATAATCTGAATAGTCAGACTCTCGGATCATATGAACATTcctatcatttatttatagtatattGACATTTATATAAGCATCTTAATCAAATGTGTCGTAAGTGTGGtcttaatcaaatatattatatttttagtttctaaattttaaaatatggatcTATTTTGTCtcgtaatttttaaaattataaatttagtgtATAAACGTATaccaaattaaaagtttagaattagatattgtttaaattaatatttaaaatattttctattctttaaatcatttattagagaaaaaaaaccaattaaattaaactattttaatttataatttattcatatatgCACCAATATttccataaaattaaaaactccCCCtacatttgaatttaatttagttttggaGCAAAGGTTAATTAATATCCATTAATGAAGATTATAAATCCGTAATCCCTAGGTACCTGTTCTGAAAAGGGAAGAACAAAATCATTGGCCGTCTCGATTTGGTCGGCCTAATCCAAGGTTATATATTGGACGGCATGTTCTTGATTGTCGAGGTCCACTTTTGGAAGAAATCCGTCAACTTCCCATAAATGTCTCAGAATCTTCACCATCATCGTTCTCTctgattttccatttttactcAGTCAACCAATTCCCCTGTACACTTCAACTTCGTCACGTTATTCTACAATGGTGAGCCATCTCCTCTGTGATTCCTCTGTTGACTTCAATAATCTTCTTAATTATCTGGATTTTACAATACTTTCTTCCTCAATTCTTCTCGAGTTCaatctctctgttttcttcttcattgccGACAATGGAGCGCCGGAATCCGCTCCGGCTTTGGTTTACGTCAGcggtttttgttgttttgatgCTCTTTCCTGTAGGAGAGGCGGATCTTGCGTCGGATACGGCGGCGCTGGTGGTGCTTCAGAAAGCTATGGGCGTTCTGAGTCGGACTCGCCGTTGGAACCTTTCCGATGAGACTCCATGTTTGTGGTTTGGCGTCACTTGCCGCGGCGGGAGGGTTGCTGAACTGCGGCTTCCTGGCGTTGGACTCGTCGGGCAACTTCCTTTAGGGTTTGGAAATTTGACTCAACTTGAAACCCTATCTCTTCGCTCTAACTTGCTTTCAGGTTCTATTCCATCTGATTTCGCAAACCTCCGCTCCCTCCGGAATCTATACTTGCATCGGAACTCGTTTTCCGGTGAGATTCCTCCGGTTCTGTTCAGTATTAAGAGTCTTGTTCGACTGAATTTGGCGCACAACAAGTTCGTCGGTTCGATTCCTTCTGGATTCGATAATCTCACGAACTTGAAGGTTCTGAACTTGGAAGAGAATCAACTCGATGGATTCATTCCTGATTTCAACCTTCCCAATCTCAAGGCTCTCAATGTTTCTTTCAATCGTCTCAACGGCTCAATCCCTACGCGGTTTTCCGATCAACCAGCCAGCGCCTTCGATGGCAACTCGCTCTGCGGGAAGCCACTGAGCCCTTGCGACGGCGAGGAGAAGAAATTATCCACAGGAGCAATCATCGGAATAGTTATCGGAAGTTTGGTTGCATTCTTGATTATAGTTCTGATTTTAATCTTTCTGTACCGAAAGACGAACAGGACTAATCGGTCAGCTGGTGCTCAGACGACTACCTCCGAGAGATTGTCGTCTGAGGTTGAGAATGCCGGCGGCGGAAGCGGAGCAATTGGGAGTGAGAGGAATTTGGTGTTCTGTGGGAATGGAGAAAGAACGTTTGATTTGGAGGAACTGTTGAAAGCTTCAGCAGAGGTGCTGGGGAAGGGTTCTTTTGGATCAACTTACAAGGCAGCTCTGGATGTAGGGATGACTGTGGCGGTTAAGAGGTTGAGAGATGTCAAAGTTTCAGAGAAGGAATTCAAGGAGAAGATTGAAAGCTTGGGGATGATGAACCATCAGAACTTGGTTTCCATTAATGGTTACTATTATGGCGGAGATGAGAAGCTGCTGCTGTGTGATTATGTCTCCATGGGAAGCTTATCTGTGCATTTACATGGTGAGcttctttcttccattttagagttttgatgaatttttttgagTAATTTGTGATTTATAGAGGATGGAATTGTGCTgcctaaactatatataggAGTAGTTTGCACGGTTtttgtaaccgttcaagcccaccgtgagtagatattgtcctccttagACTTCCCCTTTCGagttttttctcaaggttttgaaaCGCGCCTACTAGTAAGAGGTTTACACatccttataatgaatgtttcattctacTCTCTAAcccagagaggacaatatgtgctagcggtgagcttaggctgttacaaatggtatcagagccaatcaCCAGACATGGTGCAAGGTGTCACAATCCGAAGTGTGGTTGTGCACCGAAGTAAGTCATCATGGACgatgactagtttaagtgggagagaatgtcacaacccaACAATGGTTGTTTCTCCAAGTAtgtcatcgaggacgatgacGAGTTTTAGTggggggagaatgtcacaacctactctggTCACATCTTGACACTCGTCTAGACCCTTGCGTGGCTGGATGGGTGCCACTCGAGGGTCGCCGCTTCTCTTGTCACAACATGAGGTTcccaacctactctcttcatagttagATTGGGGCATTCTCCCTGACTTAAACTAGTCATCGTCCTTGATGACATACTTGGGGGCACAACCATTGTTGGGTCACAAGGCACTACTCGGAGTAGAGCTAGACCCTTTCCAtgatagacacgttttaaaactgtgaaactgatgacgatacgtaatgggtcaaagcgtatagtatttactagtggtggacttggactgaaACAGCAGAAACGAGTTCATATGACTGAAGCGAAAACCGAAGTTTAAGAGTGTGATTGTAAACAGCCATTTAGATGGTTTTTGTATTTCTGCTATTATCTTTTGCCTCTGGATAAGAATTTGTTTATAACAATCATATGCTGTGCCTCTGAATGAGTGTTATGTCTATATGGTTATCTTATGGTTTCAGGCAACAAAAGTCCGGGCAGAACTCCATTGAAATGGGAAGCAAGGGCGGGCATTGCGCTCGCAGCCGCTCGGGGGATAACATATCTACATTCTCGACGACCTCCGACCTCCCATGGCAATATAAAGTCTTCAAACATTCTCCTCAATCGATCCCGGACAGCTTGTGTTTCCGACTTCGGCCTCATTCAAATTGCGAGTCCTACATCCACTCCAAACCATATTGCAACCTACCGTGCCCCTGAGGTCACCGATCCTCGAAAAGTATCCTTAAAAGCAGATGTTTACAGTTTCGGTGTAGTAATTCTAGAGCTTCTAACAGGGAAGGCTCCGAACTCGCCAATGCTCAATGACGATGGCATAGACCTCCCACGATGGGTGCACTCAAAGAtcgaagagaagaaaacgGCCGAAGTGTTCGACGAGGAGCTGTTAGAATACAAGAATGGCTTGGATGAAATGGTTCAACTTCTACATCTTGCCATGTTGTGTACAGCACCACACCCGGATAGTCGTCCATCGATGGCGAAGGTGACGAGTCGAATCGATGAAATATATCATTCGATCTTACTGAAAGAACAAGACACGAGCAACGATAAGTTTTATGACGTGGATAGTACTGTTTCTCAGCAATTTTACTCGGCTGATTCAATCATGGTTCCACCTTCAATCTAGCAAGCTTTTCTCTGGTGATTCAAAGGAGGAATGCTGACAGATTATAGAACtaattgaacataaaattgtttgttgattctttggatttggatttttccatAAGATTTTTACATGTTCTTTCTAAATTTAGCTTTTGGATTGTGTGTAATTAAAACCAAGTTGCTCGTTGTATTTCAAATACTCATTATGTAAtcgtctaagcccaccgctaataaatattgtctgctttgactcattatatatcgtcatcagccacattgttttaaaacgttaagagatttccacactgtTAAAagggaatattttgttcccttctccaactaatgtaggatctcacaatcgacGGTTGGTCTAGGCTttccaaatggtatcataCCCAGACATCGAACAGCCTGCCAATGAAAACGTTGgctccaaggggggtggattgtgagatctcacgtcgattAGAATGAGAAATGAAGTAATCCCTTATAAGGGTCTTTActcgatagttatatgcagtaaaCAGTTGTTGTTACCTTTTTTGCTCacattcccatataacaccaatttcaaattctcaaatcttgctttcaaaactctctttcaaaatttctctccccccgttttctaaaactttattcTTGAACCGGCCAGAAGCTCGAACATACGTCGTTTGCTCGTAGGCGACGCAATAAggaataggcttaactcacttgttgctggaaaatgagtgtcgcacaatcgcaagtccgctgccatcaaagtcataggcttaactcacttgttactgtgagtggattgtgagatcccacatcgattcgaaaaggaaacgaagcaatccttataagggtgtgaaaacatctctctagcaaacacgttttaaaatcgtgaggtaaACGACAACACTAATGAACCGAAgcgaataatatctattaCCAGTGTTCTTAGACCGTTACACACCAACGATGTGTTATTTTGACTTTGGCGGTTTAGAATGGTTGACCTTTTTAAGCTTTGtttcaatataaaataaaataaaatgtaatttcCAAATGATGAGCTGGTTTAAGTGCAAATAATTTAGTTACAACATGGCTAACcactttctattttctataattaattataattttcaagcttttaattataattttagggCCAAATCAATCGTTGAAGCATGATTATTCTAATATCAATTTTGAGgatttattcttatttattaatggaAAGCAACGGTTTTACCGGTTACGCCAACTAATCCTTTATTGTTTTCCTACATTAA
This window encodes:
- the LOC111808246 gene encoding probable inactive receptor kinase At3g02880; its protein translation is MERRNPLRLWFTSAVFVVLMLFPVGEADLASDTAALVVLQKAMGVLSRTRRWNLSDETPCLWFGVTCRGGRVAELRLPGVGLVGQLPLGFGNLTQLETLSLRSNLLSGSIPSDFANLRSLRNLYLHRNSFSGEIPPVLFSIKSLVRLNLAHNKFVGSIPSGFDNLTNLKVLNLEENQLDGFIPDFNLPNLKALNVSFNRLNGSIPTRFSDQPASAFDGNSLCGKPLSPCDGEEKKLSTGAIIGIVIGSLVAFLIIVLILIFLYRKTNRTNRSAGAQTTTSERLSSEVENAGGGSGAIGSERNLVFCGNGERTFDLEELLKASAEVLGKGSFGSTYKAALDVGMTVAVKRLRDVKVSEKEFKEKIESLGMMNHQNLVSINGYYYGGDEKLLLCDYVSMGSLSVHLHGNKSPGRTPLKWEARAGIALAAARGITYLHSRRPPTSHGNIKSSNILLNRSRTACVSDFGLIQIASPTSTPNHIATYRAPEVTDPRKVSLKADVYSFGVVILELLTGKAPNSPMLNDDGIDLPRWVHSKIEEKKTAEVFDEELLEYKNGLDEMVQLLHLAMLCTAPHPDSRPSMAKVTSRIDEIYHSILLKEQDTSNDKFYDVDSTVSQQFYSADSIMVPPSI